In one Methylocaldum szegediense genomic region, the following are encoded:
- a CDS encoding triphosphoribosyl-dephospho-CoA synthase, with product MPVQRDALLSAYLDACETELRAFKPGNVSVYSEAHDMTVEDFRRSAAASGPFLCDPALSLGERIYHATRATRAVVPCNTNLGIILLAAPLLQAAQTIHEDETLRAALRRVLLATTQVDADWAYKAIRLAQPGGLGEAPEQDVRDTPQVTLLEAMRISEHRDRIAYQYTNSFVDIFEFAIPSYHRNLSQWGDKEWSAVAVFAGLLKRIPDSHVERKFGARYTRMIASRMTQIDQALSVSDRPEQVMPLLREVDAEFKSCGINPGTTADLTVACLLAVRLETLLSQCQLKTGRFREA from the coding sequence ATGCCTGTTCAACGGGACGCCTTATTGTCCGCTTATCTCGACGCCTGCGAAACGGAACTTCGCGCTTTTAAACCCGGTAATGTCAGCGTTTATTCGGAAGCCCACGATATGACCGTGGAAGACTTCCGCCGCAGCGCCGCGGCCAGCGGGCCTTTCCTTTGCGACCCCGCTCTTTCCTTGGGTGAGAGGATCTACCACGCGACTCGGGCCACCCGCGCGGTTGTCCCCTGCAATACTAATCTCGGCATCATTCTGTTGGCCGCACCGCTACTGCAGGCGGCCCAGACGATTCACGAAGACGAGACGCTCAGGGCTGCGCTGCGGAGAGTTTTGCTTGCTACGACACAGGTCGATGCGGACTGGGCTTACAAGGCCATACGGCTGGCGCAGCCGGGCGGCCTTGGCGAAGCTCCGGAGCAGGACGTTCGCGACACGCCGCAGGTCACTTTGCTCGAAGCCATGCGCATCTCGGAACATCGTGATCGAATTGCTTATCAATACACTAATTCTTTTGTAGATATTTTTGAATTTGCCATTCCAAGTTATCATAGGAATTTGTCCCAGTGGGGCGATAAAGAATGGTCGGCAGTGGCGGTGTTCGCAGGCTTGCTCAAGCGTATTCCCGACAGCCACGTCGAGCGCAAATTCGGTGCTCGATATACAAGGATGATTGCCAGCCGAATGACACAGATCGATCAGGCGTTATCCGTTTCCGATAGACCAGAACAGGTTATGCCGCTCCTGCGCGAAGTGGATGCAGAGTTCAAGTCCTGCGGAATCAATCCGGGTACGACGGCCGATCTTACAGTGGCGTGTTTACTGGCCGTGCGGCTGGAAACGCTGCTGAGTCAGTGCCAGCTAAAGACGGGCCGTTTCCGGGAAGCGTAA
- the fae gene encoding formaldehyde-activating enzyme, whose product MGKINKMLVGEALCGGGNEVAHIDLIMGPRGSAAETAFANCVTNNKDGFSSLLAVVAPNLMVKPNTVMFNKVTIKNGKQATQMFGPAQRGVAMAVADCVEDGTIPADEADDIFICVGVFIHWLAEDDAKIQDYNYEATKLAIKRAVAGEPKAAEVVAQKGQVEHPFAAHK is encoded by the coding sequence ATGGGGAAAATCAATAAAATGTTGGTGGGTGAGGCTTTGTGCGGCGGCGGCAATGAAGTCGCTCACATCGATCTGATTATGGGGCCTCGCGGCAGCGCTGCAGAGACGGCTTTCGCTAACTGCGTCACCAATAACAAGGACGGATTCAGCAGCTTGCTTGCGGTGGTAGCGCCGAACCTGATGGTCAAGCCGAATACCGTCATGTTCAATAAGGTGACGATCAAGAACGGCAAGCAGGCCACCCAGATGTTTGGGCCGGCGCAACGCGGTGTCGCGATGGCTGTGGCTGATTGCGTTGAGGACGGCACCATTCCTGCCGACGAAGCTGACGACATCTTTATCTGTGTTGGCGTATTTATCCATTGGCTAGCGGAAGACGACGCGAAAATCCAGGACTACAACTACGAAGCCACTAAGCTGGCTATTAAGCGCGCCGTTGCCGGCGAGCCCAAGGCTGCCGAAGTTGTGGCCCAGAAGGGACAGGTCGAGCATCCCTTCGCCGCGCACAAATAA
- a CDS encoding hydantoinase/oxoprolinase family protein, whose product MTVDVIGWDVGGAHLKAAALNGAGEIVAIIQEPCPLWQGIDRLHAAMSRILDTVSPRSGCRHAVTMTGELADCFENREQGVLALVQAMTQRCPQHIVRFFAGYDGFLDAEAITPESILKIASANWLASALWVADNLREAVFIDVGSTTTDIALIHDHRVETRGYADFERMRYDELIYSGVVRTPVMAIADRAPFEGEWIGLMAEHFATAADVYRLCGELPEHADQMPAADGGEKTFTGSARRLARLFGRDLESAPMKQWRQAARFFRERQLMKLRSALDRQLSRGLIGDDAPLIGAGVGRFLVRELAARSGFPYKDFSELFSMLTSHNDFQASDCAPAAAVACLAMREVGAS is encoded by the coding sequence ATGACGGTTGACGTAATCGGTTGGGACGTCGGGGGCGCCCATCTCAAGGCAGCCGCCTTGAACGGTGCGGGCGAGATCGTCGCGATCATCCAAGAGCCCTGTCCCTTATGGCAGGGGATAGATCGCTTGCACGCTGCGATGAGTCGGATTCTGGACACTGTTTCGCCACGATCCGGCTGCCGCCATGCGGTGACCATGACCGGCGAACTCGCGGATTGTTTCGAGAATCGGGAGCAAGGCGTGCTCGCCTTGGTCCAAGCGATGACTCAGCGCTGTCCGCAGCACATCGTTCGTTTTTTCGCGGGATATGACGGATTTCTCGATGCCGAGGCCATTACTCCGGAGAGCATTCTCAAGATCGCCTCGGCGAATTGGCTGGCGAGCGCGCTGTGGGTGGCGGACAATCTGCGCGAAGCCGTGTTCATCGATGTCGGGAGCACGACGACGGATATCGCGCTGATTCACGACCATCGGGTCGAAACCCGAGGCTATGCCGATTTCGAACGTATGCGCTACGATGAGCTGATTTATTCAGGGGTGGTCCGAACCCCGGTAATGGCAATCGCCGATCGGGCCCCTTTCGAAGGCGAGTGGATCGGTCTGATGGCCGAGCACTTCGCGACCGCTGCCGACGTTTACCGTTTGTGCGGCGAATTGCCCGAGCATGCCGACCAGATGCCGGCGGCGGACGGTGGCGAAAAAACCTTTACGGGAAGCGCACGGCGTCTCGCTCGCCTGTTTGGGCGGGACCTGGAGTCAGCGCCGATGAAGCAATGGCGGCAGGCGGCCCGGTTCTTCCGCGAGCGACAACTCATGAAGCTTCGCTCGGCGCTGGATCGTCAGCTCTCGCGCGGTCTAATAGGCGACGACGCGCCTTTGATCGGTGCTGGCGTAGGGCGGTTTCTGGTGCGAGAATTGGCGGCGCGTTCGGGGTTTCCTTATAAAGACTTCAGCGAACTGTTTTCAATGTTGACGTCGCATAACGATTTTCAGGCTTCGGACTGCGCACCCGCCGCAGCCGTAGCTTGCTTGGCGATGAGGGAGGTGGGGGCGTCATGA
- the pabB gene encoding aminodeoxychorismate synthase component I: MRVEELPYFEDSAALFLPWAERRWAVFLDSGFPHSRQGRYDIIAADPFATLVTHGPLTEIRSHGSITLSPEDPFSLVMQFLGENIPQLPDLPFCGGAIGYFGYDLARRLERLPEKALDAENIPEMVVGIYDWAVVVDHWARRTWLVAQGRDPSIAVRWPHLVRAFSQIQTIGWQQADFYLLSDVVSNMSQSYYAKAFRRVQHYIREGDCYQVNLAQRFSAFCTGNPWAAYQLLRSYNPAPFSAYLNFPQVQVLSSSPERFLKVTNGIVETKPIKGTRPRSQDPTIDAAKAQELRDSIKDRAENLMIVDLLRNDIGKNCEPGSVHVPGLFEIESYATVHHLVSTVRGRLAEGHSAVDLLRGCFPGGSITGAPKIRSMEIIEELEPHRRGVYCGSIGYIGFDGNMDSNIAIRTLVHSEGTIRFWAGGGIVADSILDQEYQECYDKASALLHLLEQFRVQKIGVDHVGR, from the coding sequence ATGAGAGTCGAAGAGCTGCCCTATTTCGAGGACAGCGCCGCCTTGTTTCTACCGTGGGCGGAACGGCGCTGGGCGGTTTTCCTCGACAGCGGATTTCCGCATAGTCGGCAAGGCCGCTACGACATCATTGCGGCCGATCCGTTCGCCACCCTTGTCACGCACGGGCCGCTTACCGAGATTCGATCGCACGGCTCGATTACCCTGTCGCCGGAAGACCCGTTTTCCTTGGTGATGCAGTTCCTCGGCGAAAACATTCCACAACTACCGGATCTGCCGTTTTGCGGTGGCGCCATCGGATACTTCGGCTACGACTTGGCACGGAGGCTAGAAAGACTGCCCGAAAAAGCTCTGGATGCGGAGAACATCCCGGAAATGGTTGTCGGCATCTACGACTGGGCGGTGGTCGTGGATCACTGGGCGCGTCGCACCTGGCTAGTTGCGCAAGGACGCGATCCCTCTATCGCGGTGCGTTGGCCCCATCTGGTTCGGGCCTTCAGCCAAATCCAGACCATCGGTTGGCAGCAGGCCGATTTCTACCTGCTCAGCGACGTCGTGTCGAATATGAGCCAGTCCTATTATGCAAAGGCTTTCAGGCGCGTCCAGCATTACATTCGTGAGGGCGATTGTTATCAGGTCAATCTGGCCCAGCGCTTTTCGGCCTTTTGCACAGGCAATCCCTGGGCGGCTTACCAGCTTTTGCGGTCGTACAATCCCGCTCCGTTCAGTGCCTATCTCAACTTCCCGCAGGTTCAGGTACTGAGTTCCTCGCCGGAACGTTTTCTCAAAGTGACGAACGGTATCGTGGAAACCAAGCCAATCAAGGGTACCCGTCCTCGCTCGCAGGATCCTACGATAGACGCCGCCAAGGCGCAGGAACTTCGCGATAGCATTAAGGACCGGGCCGAAAACCTGATGATCGTGGACCTGCTGCGCAACGATATCGGCAAGAACTGCGAACCAGGTTCGGTTCACGTGCCTGGTCTGTTCGAGATCGAAAGCTACGCCACCGTCCACCATTTGGTAAGCACCGTCCGCGGTCGATTAGCCGAAGGGCATAGCGCCGTAGATCTCTTGCGCGGCTGTTTTCCCGGCGGGTCCATCACCGGAGCGCCGAAGATTCGCTCCATGGAAATCATCGAAGAGCTCGAACCTCATCGCCGAGGCGTCTACTGCGGGTCGATCGGCTATATCGGTTTCGACGGCAACATGGACAGCAATATCGCCATCCGTACCTTGGTGCACTCGGAGGGCACGATCCGCTTCTGGGCTGGCGGCGGCATTGTGGCCGACTCTATCCTCGACCAGGAGTACCAGGAATGCTACGACAAGGCCTCGGCCCTCCTGCATTTGCTAGAGCAGTTCCGGGTTCAAAAAATCGGTGTCGATCACGTGGGTCGTTAA
- the mch gene encoding methenyltetrahydromethanopterin cyclohydrolase, giving the protein MQHTVSVNAHALPIVKYMIANADRLRLKVDKLGNGCTIIDAGIDAVGGLEAGRLIAEVCMGGLGTVTLTHSATFSRWPLTVNVHSTNPVIACLGSQYAGWSLSHGEGKNAFYALGSGPARALATKVKDGNEEPVEELYKELGYRDHSNETAIVMEVDKVPPVEVIEKIAKACKVDASGVHVILTPTSSLAGGMQVVGRVLEVALHKAHSLHFPLGNIIDGTGTAPVPPPHPNFVKAMGRTNDAILFGGTVHLFVKGSDEAAETLANELPSSVSRDYGRPFAEVFKDYKYDFFKIDPMLFSPASVIVTAVESGRSFHAGKLDEALLERSFGE; this is encoded by the coding sequence ATGCAACATACTGTCAGCGTTAATGCGCACGCGCTTCCCATCGTCAAATATATGATCGCCAATGCCGACAGGCTGCGGCTTAAAGTCGACAAGCTGGGAAACGGCTGCACAATCATCGACGCCGGCATTGATGCTGTGGGCGGTCTGGAGGCGGGGCGCTTGATCGCGGAAGTCTGCATGGGCGGACTCGGAACGGTTACGCTGACCCACTCGGCAACCTTCAGTCGCTGGCCGCTCACCGTCAACGTTCATTCCACCAATCCCGTAATTGCCTGCCTGGGCAGCCAGTATGCCGGCTGGAGCCTGTCTCATGGAGAGGGCAAGAACGCCTTTTATGCGCTCGGTTCGGGGCCGGCGCGTGCGCTGGCGACGAAGGTCAAGGACGGCAACGAGGAGCCCGTGGAAGAGCTTTATAAGGAATTGGGCTATCGAGACCATAGCAACGAGACGGCTATCGTCATGGAGGTGGACAAGGTGCCGCCGGTCGAAGTGATCGAGAAGATCGCCAAGGCATGCAAAGTGGATGCGAGCGGAGTGCACGTCATCCTAACCCCGACATCCAGCCTCGCCGGCGGCATGCAGGTCGTAGGCCGCGTACTGGAAGTCGCCTTGCACAAGGCCCATTCGCTCCATTTCCCGCTGGGCAACATCATCGATGGCACCGGAACTGCCCCGGTACCACCGCCTCACCCCAATTTCGTAAAGGCCATGGGGCGGACCAACGACGCTATTCTGTTCGGCGGCACCGTCCATTTGTTCGTGAAAGGCAGCGACGAGGCGGCAGAGACATTGGCCAACGAATTGCCGAGTTCGGTTTCGCGGGATTACGGCAGGCCGTTTGCCGAGGTGTTCAAGGATTACAAATACGATTTCTTCAAAATCGATCCGATGCTGTTCAGCCCGGCTAGCGTCATTGTCACGGCCGTCGAGTCCGGCCGCAGTTTCCACGCGGGCAAGCTCGACGAAGCGCTACTGGAGCGGTCCTTCGGAGAATAA
- a CDS encoding HisA/HisF-related TIM barrel protein produces MEIIPVIDIMGGLVVHAKEGRREQYRPLQSALCSTAEPEAVIRGLLAVHPFKRIYVADLDALMGKAPQTNLAIDLTRRFPDIEFWMDRGLPSDGDIPFFQTGSNVRAVIGSESLSEKSLALLTRLERDFILSLDFLGDRLLGAASLLDSPELWPERVILMSLAHVGSTAGPDFHRLASFNLKHPDRRFIVAGGVRNGHDLRRLKTMGAAGVLVASALHSGAVNPRLIEDLGKTVI; encoded by the coding sequence ATGGAAATCATTCCCGTCATTGACATCATGGGCGGCCTCGTGGTCCACGCGAAGGAAGGACGGCGCGAACAGTATCGCCCGCTGCAAAGCGCATTGTGTTCGACCGCCGAACCGGAGGCCGTCATACGCGGTCTGCTCGCTGTTCATCCGTTCAAAAGGATTTATGTGGCCGATCTCGATGCGCTGATGGGCAAAGCCCCCCAAACCAATCTGGCAATTGACCTTACGCGCAGATTTCCGGATATCGAATTCTGGATGGATCGAGGACTTCCGAGCGACGGGGATATACCTTTTTTTCAAACCGGGTCGAATGTTCGCGCCGTTATCGGTAGCGAATCGCTTTCCGAAAAATCTTTGGCGCTTCTAACCCGCTTGGAGCGGGACTTCATTCTATCGCTGGACTTTCTCGGCGATCGACTCCTGGGCGCGGCATCATTGCTGGACAGTCCAGAGCTTTGGCCGGAGCGCGTGATCTTGATGAGTCTAGCCCACGTGGGCAGTACGGCGGGTCCCGACTTCCACCGTTTGGCATCGTTTAACCTGAAGCACCCCGACAGGCGCTTCATTGTAGCCGGAGGCGTGCGGAATGGACATGATCTGAGGCGGCTCAAAACGATGGGAGCGGCCGGGGTTCTGGTTGCCAGCGCGCTGCATTCTGGCGCTGTCAACCCACGGCTGATCGAGGATTTGGGGAAAACGGTGATTTGA
- a CDS encoding ATP-grasp domain-containing protein, whose translation MGTIAIITEDPGWHGARLREALAAHGYGYRYVSLTACRLNLESGGLPVILPGFEDRLPDGVFVRGVPGGSLDQVVFYLDVLHALKLLGITVYNDGRAIERTVDKAMTSFLLQRAGILTPPTWVLGSRDEALELAERELRAGHQLVSKPLFGSQGQGLQRYEKPDDLARLSDTNGVFYLQRFVGCGEQSHDFRVFVIRGKTVAAMRRCGVSWLNNVAQGARCEPVRLDDLLLCRLAEDAVKVLDMDYAGVDIIRDHHGRYSVLEVNSIPAWKGLQSVSKVSIADLLVEDFLSLCQPESREEIRVR comes from the coding sequence TTGGGCACTATTGCGATTATTACCGAAGATCCGGGCTGGCACGGTGCGCGGCTGCGCGAGGCTTTGGCTGCGCACGGTTATGGCTATCGTTACGTCTCTTTGACCGCCTGCCGGCTGAATCTCGAGTCCGGCGGATTACCGGTGATTCTGCCGGGATTCGAAGATAGACTCCCCGATGGCGTTTTCGTGCGCGGCGTGCCCGGTGGCTCGCTGGATCAGGTGGTGTTTTACTTGGACGTGCTGCACGCCCTGAAACTGCTCGGGATTACGGTATATAACGATGGTCGGGCAATCGAGCGTACCGTCGACAAGGCCATGACCAGCTTCCTGCTGCAGCGAGCCGGCATTCTGACGCCGCCCACCTGGGTGCTGGGCAGCCGTGATGAGGCGCTCGAATTGGCCGAGCGGGAGTTGCGAGCGGGCCATCAACTCGTGTCCAAACCGCTGTTCGGTTCCCAGGGACAAGGTTTGCAGCGGTATGAGAAGCCGGATGACCTGGCCCGCTTGAGCGACACCAATGGTGTCTTCTACCTGCAGCGTTTCGTCGGCTGCGGCGAACAGTCCCACGACTTCCGCGTATTCGTCATTAGAGGAAAGACCGTAGCCGCCATGCGGCGCTGCGGCGTCAGCTGGTTGAACAACGTCGCCCAAGGCGCTCGCTGCGAGCCGGTGCGCCTCGACGATTTGCTGCTATGCCGGCTGGCGGAGGATGCGGTCAAGGTCTTGGACATGGACTACGCCGGGGTCGACATCATACGCGATCATCACGGTCGTTACAGCGTGCTCGAAGTCAACAGCATTCCGGCATGGAAGGGGCTTCAAAGCGTCAGCAAGGTCTCGATCGCCGATCTACTGGTCGAAGATTTTCTGTCGCTTTGCCAGCCCGAATCCCGTGAGGAAATCCGGGTTCGGTGA
- a CDS encoding ATP-grasp domain-containing protein — MRILVFEYITGGGMLGEAIPRSLAQEGELMLTALLRDLSDLPEIRTIAFRDVRFPISDRAFSGTDWIFLDRKDDLERCLDDQIEYCDAVWPIAPETGGILERICRRVESAGKTLLASSGDGVSLAASKFETVKRLEKKGVPAIPTFALNTSTPLEFPLVVKPDDGVGCEGSRILETKSEWQAWVTAIGDPTGYVVQPLVEGEPLSLSALFCHGKARLLSCNRQRIDRSRGGFSLRGCEVGAIRTSLSAYEDLANKLAEALPELWGYVGVDVLRCEQELKVLEVNPRLTTSYAGLRQFLGFNPAALVLDLWRSGRLPEVHPIAEMAVEIGLERWDDG; from the coding sequence ATGAGGATACTGGTTTTCGAATATATTACCGGCGGCGGAATGCTCGGCGAAGCGATTCCGCGTTCGTTGGCGCAGGAAGGGGAGTTGATGCTTACGGCCCTCCTGCGGGACTTATCCGATTTGCCGGAGATCCGGACGATCGCGTTCAGGGATGTACGTTTCCCCATTTCCGACCGAGCGTTTTCCGGAACTGACTGGATTTTTTTGGATCGGAAAGACGATCTCGAGCGTTGTCTTGATGATCAAATCGAATACTGCGATGCCGTCTGGCCTATCGCGCCTGAAACCGGCGGTATTCTGGAGCGGATTTGCCGTCGGGTCGAATCGGCTGGCAAGACGCTGTTGGCCAGTTCAGGGGATGGCGTAAGCCTTGCCGCGAGCAAGTTCGAAACCGTAAAGCGCTTGGAAAAAAAGGGTGTCCCAGCAATTCCGACATTTGCGCTGAACACATCGACGCCTTTGGAGTTTCCTTTGGTGGTGAAGCCGGACGACGGCGTCGGCTGCGAAGGTTCCCGTATCCTCGAAACCAAGAGCGAGTGGCAAGCCTGGGTGACCGCGATCGGCGATCCCACCGGCTATGTCGTACAGCCTTTGGTTGAAGGCGAGCCCTTGAGCCTGTCCGCACTCTTTTGTCACGGAAAGGCGCGGCTTCTGAGCTGCAACCGGCAGCGGATCGACAGATCGCGGGGCGGGTTCAGCCTGCGCGGTTGCGAGGTCGGCGCCATCCGGACCAGTCTTAGCGCGTATGAGGACTTGGCCAATAAGCTTGCGGAGGCCTTGCCCGAACTCTGGGGTTATGTCGGGGTCGACGTGCTGCGGTGCGAACAGGAGCTCAAGGTGCTCGAGGTCAATCCTCGATTGACCACGTCCTACGCCGGGCTGCGGCAGTTCTTAGGCTTCAATCCGGCCGCGCTGGTTTTGGATTTGTGGCGGAGCGGACGCTTACCGGAGGTCCATCCTATAGCGGAAATGGCCGTCGAGATCGGTTTGGAGCGGTGGGATGACGGTTGA